In the Vulpes vulpes isolate BD-2025 chromosome 12, VulVul3, whole genome shotgun sequence genome, gtctctctctctctctctctctatctctctctctctctctctctcctctctctctccccctctggaaaATACAGTGTTCCAAAGAGCAGCGAGGTAGGCAATGTGGTTGGCAAGGTCGGGTAAGCagccagatcttggtttcagctgagatcctcatctcagggtggttggatggaaccctacatcaggctccccacaagcgcAGAGACTGCAGAGGATTCcttgtccctggggcacctgggtggctcattccgtgaggcatctgtctttggctggatcgccaatcccagggtccttggatggagcctgtcatcgggctccttctcagttgggtgtctgctgctccctctcctcccctgctcatgctgctctatatattgctttcactctctctcttcctctaaaaagcAAGATATCTTTTACGAGTAGTGagctgcacagaaaaataaatacgagATAGACTTTCCCAACATCCGTGGTCTGTATCTGCATAGTGTCCCTGAAAATGAACCTTCAGCCACCAGAGGGAATCCCTTTGACAAGGCTTCCAAGGTTCTGAGCTCTGTGAACTAGTCTTAGGTAGTCCGGTGGTCTGGAGGCTCTCCAAAGCTCAGCCTGGGAGGGCCCCAGCCAAAGCTTCTTCCGTCCTGTTTGTTGTCTCTCCTTGGGCTTTCTTGAGTACCACACAAGAAGCATGGCCGTTGAATTAGTGGAAGAGCCCTGAAATGCGTGCAGAGGAGGGCGACACACCCGGGAATGACAGGCCCCTGTGAGCAGAGGACTTTCTCTCCATCCGTTCCTGGATCTCAAAGTCACTGGGAGAGGTGGCCCTGGCTGACCTGGGAGCTGCCTTTGGCGCTTTGTGGATGTGGCTTCTGTGTGAGCCTGGAGGTGATGTGGGCTCTCAgcatttcagaacaaagagattCTACGTGATCGTTTGACGTTACGAAAGACAGTCAACGCATCAGTAACTGTACACAGTgcgaaacagaacaaaaggagttttgaaaaCACCTTGATGAGTACGGAGTCGCAGGTGAGGCAAGAGACCACTTTGTCAGCCGAGGCAACCTGAAACGGCCTTACTGGAGAAGCACATGTCAAGGAAGCAATTCAACTCTTGGATTCCTATCAGCACTTTGGCATCGTTCTAAATTGTGAGAGACTCTGCGttcattctcttgtctttgtaGACATGGTTCACCTGCATATGTGCTTTCCGTATCAGAAATCATGTACCTATCAGTACTCGATAGGTCACTCTTCAACGTTGGCCATCCCATTCCACGCCGGAAGCCTAACAATTGGCCTTCATGTTTACCAGCGCTAGACATCCTTAACCCTGCGTCGCCTTCACACGAGAAGGGTGAACCGACACGGGGTTGTGCATGTACAAAGTTCACATAGGAGCATGGGACATACACTGGACTCTAGAGACAGCGCATCCGGGTTCCGAACTTTTCTGGATGATGCGTGAAAAGCCAATCAATGCGTGAGAAGACTCTGGAGGCAAGGGCAGTCATGACAAGCACGCCCACGTAGTTGGCAAACAGTGCTCTAGAGCCAGTCGAAAGTGTgtcataaaggaaagcaaaaagagaagtagaaagtgagggagacgttcagaaatggaaaacgcGTCTGTTGCCTACTTAAGCCCCACACACGAgggaagatgctcagagaagctggagccgcggttcccacacttgcccagcgcagccaggcccacagcccctgcaggatccccgatggccctgccctgctccttctcgctggccctggtgctgctcagctgccactccctgtgctgtCTGGCTTGCGACCTGCCCGACGCCCACGGCCTGCGCAACTGGAGGGTCCTGACGCTCCtgggacagatgaggagactctcCGCCGGCTCCTGTGACCACGACACCAATGACTTTGCCTTCCCCAAGGAGCTGTTTGATGGCCAGCGGCTCCAGGAGGCGCAGGCCCTCTCTGTGGTCCACGTGATGACCCAGAAGGTCTTCCACCTCTTCTGCCCGGACACGTCCTCCGCTCCTTGGAACATGACTCTCCTGGAGGAACTGTGCTCGGGGCTCTCGGAGCAGCTGGATGACCTGgaggcctgtcccctgcaggaggcGGGGTTGGCCGAGACCCCCCTCAtgcatgaggactccaccctgaggacctacttccaaaggatctccctctacctgcaagaCAAGAACCACAGCCCGTGTGCCTGGGAGATGGTCCGAGCAGAAATCGGGAGATCCTTCTTCTCCTCGACAATCttgcaagaaagaatcaggaggaggaaatgagacccGCCCGGGTCCGCACGGAAATGACATTCCCTGACTGATCGGAGCACACTTGCACGTGTCCTGCCGCCTCAGAGAAGCTCACGCCTGCCGTCACGGTGACACGAAGGCAATCGGGGTGTCCAACGTGTTCAGGACGGGGCAGCACCATCAAGTGAAGTCGACAAACACCGTTTACTTTCAGATAACCTTGCCCATCTCTCTATTTACTacttttcgtttatttatttatttatttatttatttatttatttatttattcctatttataccTTCACTGGGTTCTCTTTGTATAGTAGTAGGTGTACCGTCACTCTGTGATTCAGGGGGACTGgggatgctttctatttattcagtgtttgatTCTCTTGGTCATTAAACTGTTCTCTGCAAACATTCTTGGATTTGTGGTTTCTTTCGAGAGGGATGGAGTCGGAAtagaatctgatgaaaaaatgGATCGTACGACTCTTCTCCTCATGATTCTGTTACTCTCATGAGAAGTCAAGCCATAGTCCTCCTCGATGCCAGTGCATATGTGCCTGTCGGGATGAGGGCGCACACAACCGATCCCATCTCCTACccagtttctctgagttctgtcgagaaaaaacaaacctccaaacAACCAGCAGAGTGAAGGAATGGCAGTAATAGCAAAGggtacaagaagaagaagaagaagggacataggaactctgtaagcagaaaaggaagcaggcatatcGGGAAATACGATCAACAGCACTAGATAATACCTTCCCTATTAGACTGGTGCATGTCCCGGTGCCAATATCCTTAAGAAAATGCCTACCGGGGTCTGCCAGTTACAAGCCGGTCCGTTCCCTTGAAGCCTAGCAATGGAAGCGGTCCCATGGGAACAGAGTCCCGAAGGAGAAGTGGTCTCCAAATGGATTCCCTTGTGGATcctgtgtggccatgtgacttctaAGGACAAGCCACTCACTGAAGCACACAGTCTGTGGACGTTCCCTCCTTTTTGGAAACTCTCCTCCGAGAGGCCttgttgtcttcttttgctcCTGATGACGGACCATTATGGACAGGAGGGCACGTCCCCGTTACAACCAGG is a window encoding:
- the LOC140594889 gene encoding interferon alpha-1/2-like, with the protein product MENASVAYLSPTHEGRCSEKLEPRFPHLPSAARPTAPAGSPMALPCSFSLALVLLSCHSLCCLACDLPDAHGLRNWRVLTLLGQMRRLSAGSCDHDTNDFAFPKELFDGQRLQEAQALSVVHVMTQKVFHLFCPDTSSAPWNMTLLEELCSGLSEQLDDLEACPLQEAGLAETPLMHEDSTLRTYFQRISLYLQDKNHSPCAWEMVRAEIGRSFFSSTILQERIRRRK